CCGGTAAAGAAGACGGCTCGCATGTTGAGAACGTCCACATCAGGGTCCTCCGAGAAGCCGTGGTAATCGGGGTTCTGGTGGCACCCGGGCACTTGGGTCACCCACTGCCAGACCCTGGGgtccagccccctcccccattCCATGAAacccttttccctcccttcctttaACTCCTGTAAGCCACCCATAGCCACGCCCACACGGTTTGGCTCCGCCCCAAGGACGCACACCCTCACAGACCACGCCCCCTCACGTAAGACCCGCCCCCAGCCTTCAAGCCCCGCCTACTCGGCCAAGCGGCATCCCTAGTATAAACCCCCGTTTCTTGCCCAAGCCCCGCCCTTTCTGCTCCTGACCACGCCCCTTCCTCAAAGCCCTGCCCCTTTAACCCTGGGCCACCACCCGTCCCTacaagccccgcccccttcaCTAGCCGCGCACTCTCCCGGCCCCATCCACCTTCTTTTGGGCTAATGCCATTGGCTCCTCATGGTGGGGTTCGGCCCCCAGCGGCGCCGGCGGCACCATCACGGCCCCGGACGGCCCCGCCGAGCGGCCGCGCACTCCGACCCGCAGAGCCCGCAGCGCCCTCCCCAGCGCCGCCATCTTCTCCACTGAAGTACCTCCCACCCACTGCCGCCTCTTCCGGGCGCCCGCCTGGCCAATCAGAGAGAGCTGCCGCGCCAGCCCTCTCTGGTGGTTGGTTGGAGCGCGGCGGCGTCCCGCCCCCGTGCCGCAACCGCCGGGTGGCTCCGCCTCCGTACAGCGCACATCCAATCAGAGACCGGCGCTGACACCCTCGAACCAACCGGAGCCGTTGTCCCGCCTTCTCCTGTCGTTTTGAGAGTGGCTCCGCCTCCCCTGCTCACAGCCAATCAGAAACTGCCGCCGTTTCGCTGGAGCCCCGCCCCAGTCCTTTCCACCTCCCCTCAGGGCTGGCCCCGCCGTCCCTGGCGCAGACCAATGACAAGGGTGACTGAGCGGATGGGCGGATATATCGACCAATGGTGaaggggcgggggcgggcgcccgcgcgcggggcgggccgggcgcgTGGAGGTGCCGCCATTTTGCTGGTGGGGAGCGGCagcggcggagcggcgcggaCAGGTCGGGGCCTaccggggcggggccgggccgggcctaCCGGTaccggggcggggcggggcggggagggacgGGACCTACCGGGGCCCTTGGCGCAAGCGGGGGTTGGATGGCGAGGGGCAGGGTCTCATATGCTAATTAGTGGGCGGGGCACGACGAGGGtcttcattgctttgtttttgtctGGGGCACGTCCCAGTGTCTCCCAGTTCATCCCCTTTACCTCCCAGTGCGTTTCCCGTTACTCCCAGGGCCTCCCACTTCATTCCAGTGCCTCCCCAGTTACTCCCAGGGCCTTTCAGTACCTCCCAGTTCATTCCAGTGCCTCCGCAGTTAACCCCAGGTCCTCCCACTTCATTCTAGTGCCTCTCCAGTTAcccccagtgcctcccagttCCTCCCACTTCATTCTAGTGCCTCCCCGCTTATCCTCAGGGCCTTACAATATCATCTGGATTCTCCCAGTGTTCCCCAGTTCCCTCCTAGTTCCTCCCTGGTTCATCCCAGTCACTCCCAGTGCCCCTGAATGCCGAACCCGTCCAGTTTATCCCGGTTTGTTCCAGTGCCTCCCCAGGTCATCCCAGTCTTTCCCAGTGATGCTGACTGCGTTGCTCCCCAGTGCTTTCCAGTAGCTCCCAGTGCTGTCTGTCCAGTTGCCCCCCGATGACTCCTAGTAGTTCCCAGTGCTGCCTGATTGCCCCCCAATGCCTCCtagcagctcccagtgctgtCCAGTTGGCCCCCAGTGCCTCCCAAGTACTCCTTCAGTTCCTCGTTGTCCTTCCCAGTACCCCCCAGTTTCACCCTACCCCCTCTCAGTTCCTGACAGTTTTCCATTCACTGTCCCCTACAGGTACCAGCACCATGGAGTATGAACGCAGGTAGGGGGGCCAGGGGGACCCCAACACTGGGGACAGTGTGTGTGACGTTTGGGGATCTTGCACAGTGGGAGGGGACCCCTTGGGGGGACGTTTTGGGCACCCTCAAGGGGGATGGGGGACGTTTTGGGACCCctgaggggggtggggatgtTGGGGCACCCCTGGGGGGTGAGGGACATTGGGAGACCCCAGGTGAGGGCTTGAACATTTGGGGTCCCCCTGACTCCCTCCCCTGTCTTGCAGGGGGGGCCGTGGGGACCGGACTGGACGCTATGGAGGGGCCCCCGCCCCCCCTGATGAAGGGTCCCGCACTCAGCGGGATCACGACTATCGCGACATGGATTATCGTGGCTATGGTGGCCCCCCCGAGGGGCCCCCTGCCCCTGGAACCCCCCCTCAGGTTGGTGCTGGATATGGGGGTCCTCCCCCAGACACCCGGGTCCCCCCTTCACCTGACCCCCACCATCTCTCCTCCCCCCCAGGCCTCCTACGAGGGCTCGGATCACCCCCGGAAGcgggaccctgccccagcccccccagtgTTGCCGTTTGGTGCCGATAGCGACTACCGGGACCAGGACTACCGGCCGGAGGCGGCTGAGGAGGAGCCGCGGGCCAGCACCATCGTCATGCTCCGCatgctgccccaggctgccacCGAGAATGATGTAAGCCCCGCCTCCTTCCGAGGGGGACACGCCCCCTACACTGAGCCCCGCCTCCTTCTGGGGACACACACCCCCTGTGCTGAGCCCCGCCTCCTTCTGGGGACACACGCCCCCTGCACTGAGCCCCGCCTCCTTTTGGGGACACACGGCTCCTGCGCTGAGCCCCGCCTCCTTTTGGGGACACGCCCCCTGTGCTGAGCCCCGCCTCCTTTTGGGGACACACGCCCCCTGCGCTGAGCCCCGCCTCCTTTTGGGGACACACGCCCCCTGCACTGAGCCCCGCCTCTTTCCGAGGCTTTTAAATGCCGCCTCATGGCAGTGGTAGGGTCTGGTGGCTGGCTGTCAGGGTCCCTTTGATCTGCCGCACCCTTCCCTGGCCACGCCCCCTTCCACAAGCCACGCCCCTTTACCTTCAGGCCACACCCCGTTGGGAAGGCACCCATCTCAGAGGCTGGGACCTGGGGTCCCCCCGGGTGCCTGGATCCCCCTCAGGAGACATTATGGAGGCTCTTGCTTGGGATCGGCGGGGTTTAGGGGTGGCCCAAACGCACTCTGGGTGcctgccccaccccaccccgggTCCTGCTGATGTTGGGGGTTTGTCGCGTGTCCCCCCCAGATCCGGGCGCAGCTGCAGGCGCAGGGGGTGCAGCCTCGTGAAGTGCGACTGATGCGCAACAAGTCATCAGGTgagtgggggggagggggcgggggggcaggtCCCCTTTTATTGGGGGAGGGGTGGGTGCCCAGGCAGCTGGGTCCTCTTTGAGGGTGGGGGGTACCTAGATGCCCAGGTCTCTTTTTAGGGGTATCCACCTGCTTGGATGCCTTGGGAAGAGGGTTGGGTCCCTGTCCTGCCATGCtggggggcacccaggggtgctgaGCCCATCCCCAGGAAAACGCAAGGGTGCTGGTCCTGTTCACAGGGAGCACCCAGGGGTGCCAGTCACATCTCTaggggcacccaggggtgctTGTACCAGAACTGGGGGGCACGCAGGGCTCTGGCCCCATCTCTAGgagcacccaggggtgctgtGCCAAATTTAGGGGGCACCTAGGCATGCTGGTCCTGTCCCCAGgagcacccaggggtgctgtGCCTAACTTAgggggcacccaggggtgccAGTCCTATCCCTaggggcacccaggggtgctgtgctgcacttggggggcacccaggggtgccCGTCCTCTCCCCaggggcacccaggggtgctggtCTCATTTCTAGgagcacccaggggtgctggtcctgtccccagggagcacccaggggtgctgcGCCGGACTTGcggggcacccaggggtgccAATCCCCTCCTCAGgagcacccaggggtgctggtCCCGTACCCaggggcacccaggggtgccGGTCCTAGCTGTAGgagcacccaggggtgctgaTCCTGTTTCTCgggggcacccaggggtgctgcGCCAGACCtggggggcacccaggggtgccAGTCCCACACCCAaggggcacccaggggtgctggaGCCCTTCACAGgagcacccaggggtgctgtGCCACACAGATGGGGTACCCAGGGGTGCCTGGCACAGACACAAGGGGTACCCAGGGGTGCCAGAGCCATAGCTGGTGGCACCCAAGGGTGCCCACCCCTTGCCCAGgagcacccaggggtgctgaCCGAGAGCCAaggggcacccaggggtgccGGTCCAGTCCCCgggggcacccaggggtgccTGTCATCTGGCCAAGGGGCTCCCAGGGGtgccagacccttccccaggagcacccaggggtgctggtCCCATCCCCAGGGGCACTCAGGGGTGCCAATCCCACATCTTgggggcacccaggggtgccTGTCTTCTGCCCAAGGGGCACCCGGGGGTGCTAGACCCGTGTAAGGCAGCACCTGTGGGTGTTCATCCTGTTTCCAGGAGGACCCAGGGGTGCTGTGCCCTACCCAgggggcacccaggggtgccTGTACCCTATGTAGGGGACCCTTCACAAGTACCTGTAGGAGTTAGTAGTTTATTTAAGAAGCCCCAGAGGGGGTCCaggagcacccatgggtgcccatCCCCACCCCAGAGGGTGCCAGGAGCACTCCTGGGTGCATATACCCAAGCCAGGGGTTTCTAGGGGTGCCTGTACCCAACCCAGGGAGGTACCgggagcacccatgggtgcccatCCCCACCCCAGAGGATTCTGGGGGTACCCATACCATacccaggggggctgggggcacccatgggtgctctTCCTGACACCCCCCCGGCTCCTTCCAGGTCAGAGCCGTGGCTTCGCCTTTGTGGAGTTTAACCACGTCCAGGACGCAGCGCGGTGGATGGACGCCAACCAGGTCGCTGCCGGGACGCCCGGGTCCCTGCCGGGGGGGcggaggggtgggggtgacCAGTCCGGACACCTGGGTCCCTTTCGGGAGGTGGGAGGAGCCTCCCGGACGCCGGGGTCCCCCCCCGGACGCTGGGGTTCCCCCCAATGCTGGGGTCCCACCCTGGACACTGCGGTTCCCTCTGCGGTGGTTAACAGGGGTTTAATGGTTTGTACTGGTGGCACTGGATGCCTGGGTccccttcttcttccttgcGGTTGCGTGACCTTTGTGCGAGAGCCTTGTGCAAGAGCCTCATATGACCCCCGTGCAACCCTTGTGCAAGCCCTTGTGCACTCCATGTGAGACTTGTGTGCTCTTATGCAAGTGCCACGCTCAACACTTGCGTGCCCTCGTGCGAGGCCCTGTTGTGACTCTCGTGTGAGCTCTTGTACAAGCTCTGCAAGACCCTCATGTGACCCTTGTGCAATGTTTGTGCAAGCCCTTGTGCATTCCTGTGTGAGACCCTTGTGCAAGCACCGTGCGTGACCCTCATGCACCCTCATGTGAGAGCTTTGGGTGGATTTCATGCGAGACTCTTGTGCAAGATCCTTGTGTGACCTTTGTGTGAGCTTTTCTGCACCCTTGCGAGAAGTGAGAAACCATCGTGCCCCTTATGTGACACCCTTGTGCAAGCTCTCAGCCACTCTTACGTGAAACTTCTGTGCACTGTTGTGTGAGATTCTTACATGATCTTCATCAAGCCCTTACGCACCGTTGCACAAGTGCCATGGGAGACTTTGTGCACTTTTGTATGAGGCCCTTGTGCACCCTGGTACAAGCTCCTTGGGCGAGCGGCGGGAGAGCCTTGGGAGAGCCCTGTGCGACACTTGTGCACTCACGCAAGCTTTGGTGCAAGGGCTACATGAGACTGAGTGTGAACCCGGGTGCCTCCTCGTGAACCCTTCTGCGAGCCCTCGCGCCCCTTGGTGCAAGCCCTCGTGCAAGCCCTTGTGCAAGCCCTGCTGTGATGGCCGTGCGAGCCCCCGTGCGAGCCCCCGTGCGAGCCCCCGTGCGAGCCCCCCGTGCAAGCCTTGATATGAGCCCTTGTGTAAGCTCAGGTGCGAAGCCTCATGTTCTCTTGTGCGAGACCTGTGCGACAGGTGGGGCGAGCCCTGGTGCCCCCTCATGCGAGCCCCAGTGCAAGGGCCGTGTGACCCCTGGTGCAAGCCTTGTTGTGAGCCCTTGTGCAGGTTCTGGTGTGGAGCCCTGTGTCCTCTTGTGCGAGCTGTGGTGTGAGGGCAGCGCGGGGGTGGGGTGCAAGCCCTTGTGTGAGCTCTCGTGCCCCCCTTTCGCAAGCCCTCGTGTGAGCCCTGGTGCCCCCACAGTCAAGCTCTGGTGCCCACCACTATGAGCCCTGGTGCAAGCTCTCGTACAAGCCCCCGTGCAAGTCCTGGTGCCATATGATGTGCCCCTTTTTTGCAAGCCCTGGTGCGAGCCCTGGTGCCCTGTTGTGTATCTCTGGTGCAAGCTTTCATGCCTCCTGGTGCAAGCCATTGTGCGAGTCCTCATGCCCCACTTTAGCGAGCCCTGGTGCCTCCTGGTGCAAGTCCTGGTGCCAGCCCTCATGCAGACCCCTGTGCCCCTCGGTATGAACCGTAGCGTGAGCCCTGGTGCCCCCTGGTGCGAGCCCTCACACAAGAGCAGTGTCAGGGTGGGTGTGAACCCTGGTGCATGCCTGGTGCAAACCCTCGCGAACACTTCTGTATGAGCTCTGGCGCCGTCCTCATGAAGCCtcgtgccagccctgctgccctccccggCGTGAACTCTGTTCTAAGCCCTGGTGCAGCTCTCACGCCCCCCTCGTGTGAGCCCTCACGCGAGCGTGCGCCcctcacctttttttcccctctgcagcaaGGGCTGAGCTTGCTGGGGCAGCGCGTCTCCCTCCACTACAGCGACCCCAAGCCCAAGATCAATGAGGACTGGCTCTGTGCCAAggtggggggctctgggggtgtGTCTAGGGACAAGAGGGGGTCCTTGAGGGTTTGGGGGGGCTTTAGAGGGTCCTTGGAGggtccggggggggggggtgtcttgGGATTTTTAGAGGGTCTTGGGAGGGTTCTAGGGGAAGTCTAAGAGGGTTCCAGGGAGCTTATGGGGGTCTTGGTGGGAGTTGGGGGTTctgtggggagagctggggggtCTAGGAGGTTCTTGGGGGGCTTATGGGGGTGTTGGGGTGAGTTTAGGGGATCCAGGGGGTGTCTTGGGAAGGTCTGGGGGAGATTTGGGGGTCCTAGGAGGGTGTTGGGGGTTGTGGGTGGGCATGGGGGTGCGGTGGGGGATTTTGGGGTGCGATGAGGGTTATTTTGGTGTCTGGCAGTGTGGGGTGCAGAACTTCAAGCGGCGGGAAAAATGCTTCAAGTGTGGTGTCCCCAAAGCTGGTGAGTCACCCCAAAACCCCCTGATGTCACCACAGTCCCTTGCGTGCTCCCCCAGGCATCCCAAAACTCCATTGGAGTCCCTTAAGCTGCCCCAAAACTACCtttttttcaccccaaaacTATTGGGGTCCCCCCCAAGCATCCAGGGGATTCCCAAAACTCACTGTTCTCTTCCCAGAAATACCGTGAGTGTCCCCAAAACTGCCCTTGGGGGGTCCCAAAGCCAGGAGGGAGTCCCCCGAAGTGCTgatgggaggggggaaggaattTGGGGGTGAATTAGGGGATTTGGGTGCTCAGTTAATGAATTTGGGGGGGACAGGGGACGGAAATGTTGGGGTTGGTGGGTGATTTTAGGGTTCAACAGCCCTGCTTTGGGCGCTGATGACCAAATTTGGGCGTTGAGCTATGAAATTTTGGGGTTCCTCCACAACACTTGTAGTTCAACCACCCCATTTTGGGGTTCTGCCACTGAGCAGAGGGCACCGGggggttgtgtgtgttttggggtgcaGAAGCCGAGCAGCGAGGTCCTGGGGGGCCACGGCCGGAGCTGGTGCCAGGTGGGGGGGGGCTGCTACCCCTCCCTCAACCCTATGGCCCTACCCTGGGGGGGACCCCTGGTGGAACCCAAGGTGGGACTGAGCCTGGAGCTGATAACGCCAATGACAGTGAGTAgggggggggtctggggggatTTGGGGGTGCCCTGAGGGGGCTGTGAAGGTCCTCGGAGGGGGCTAAGGGAGTTCTTGGGGTGTCTTGGGGGTTATGGGACAGTCTTGGGGAGGTTTGGGGGGCATCTGGGGGACATGGGGTGTCTTCATGTAGTTATGGGGGTCCTGAGGGGCctaaagtgtgtgtgtgtgtgtgtcttgggGACTTGCAGGGGGGTCTGGAACAGCTAAGGTGGGTCTTAGGGGGttcggggggggggtgtctggtTGTCTGGGGGCTGCTAAGGGGCTTCATGGGGGAGCCCAGGGATGTTATAGTGGTCCAGGGAGGTGTTATGGGGGTCTTGGGGGGGCTAATGGGGGGGGTCCTGGAGGTTTTAGGGGGGTCTGgaggggctgaggtgggcctTCAGGGTTCCTGGGGGGTTGTGGAAGTGTTACAGGGATTGggaggggtctggggggggAGTTACACGGGTCCAGGGAGGTGCTATGGGGGTCCTGTGGGGATTAAAGGATTCTTGGGTTAAGGAGGTTCCTGGGGGGCTTTAGGGTGTCCTGGGAGGGTATTATAGAGGTcttggcgggggggggtgtctccCACAGACACCTGagttccctccctccctgcctgcccccacccAGCCATCATCCTGCGGAACCTGCACCCCCAGAGCAGCCTGGAGTCCATCCTGGCCGCCCTCGCCCCCTTCGCCGCCCTCTCGGCCGCCAATGTCCGCGTCATCAAGGACAGACAGACCCAGCTCAACCGGGGCTTTGCCTTCGTCCAGCTCGCCACCATCGTGGTGTGTGCCCCGGGGGCCTGGCACCCTGCGATAGGGTGCCCTGGGGGGGTGGGACCCTTCTATAGGGTGCCCCGGGGGCATGGGACCCTGCTATAGGGTGCCCTGGGGGGGTGGGACACTTCTGTAGTGTGCcctggggggggtgggatgcTCCTATAGGGTGCCTTTAATGTGTGGGATCCTTCTATAGGGTGCCTTGGGTGCGTGGGATTATTTATGGGGTCCCCTGGGTACATGAGACATTTTTGGGGGTGCCCCACATAGCTTGGCTCCTTCCTAGGCACCTTGGTTCCTTTTTGATGGGGCAGCCAGGTGGCAGGGTCCCTGGTGTGGGGTTGCCTGATGCAGGGGTGTCCCATGTcgtcgtgtccccccccccggACACCTGGACCCCCCCAGACGCCTGGGTTCGCCCACAGGAggcctcccagctgctgcagatgctgcaggcCCTGCACCCCCCGCTCCACATTGACGGCAAGAGCATCAACGTGGAGTTTGCCAAAGGCTCCAAGCGGTGAGGTCttggccccggccccgccccctgccccaccccacaAACCCCGCCCCTGAACCATAGGCTCCACTCCCCGCCCTTAGGTCCCACCCCCCCAGCAGGTCCCGCTATATGGAACccacttggggggggggggacacaagCCACGCCTTCTGCTGCTAAGCCATACCCCTTAACCACAAGCCACACCCCTAAGCCCCAAGCTCCACCCCCAAGCTATAGGCTCCGCCTTCTTCCCTGATGTCCTGCCCCCAGCAAGCCCTGTCTATGGAACA
This DNA window, taken from Falco peregrinus isolate bFalPer1 chromosome 18, bFalPer1.pri, whole genome shotgun sequence, encodes the following:
- the NDUFB11 gene encoding NADH dehydrogenase [ubiquinone] 1 beta subcomplex subunit 11, mitochondrial; its protein translation is MAALGRALRALRVGVRGRSAGPSGAVMVPPAPLGAEPHHEEPMALAQKKNPDYHGFSEDPDVDVLNMRAVFFTGISLAIVLGSVFLHYLPDYGLQQWARREAELQVRERERRGLPLLDSNYYDPARLALPPPE